The segment TGCCATTCCTATTACCTTATTTCCATTTTTATTTCATTTTCAAAGGAGGCTATTATGTCACTTACCGATATCGCTCACCGTATCAATGAACTCGCTTCATCATGGGAGCAATTTAAATTAATAAATGATCGCAAACTAAAAGAAATTGAAAGCAAAGGGCGTGCTGATTCTGCAACAATTGAGCAGCTATGCAAGGTAAATAATGCCATTGATAGTTGCAAAGAGCGTTTAGACTTGATCTAAACTGCAGCTCAACGTCCAGAAGTAAATACAGATTTTAGCACAAGCGATAAATATTTTTCTGATTATATCCGCAAGGGAATGGAAAGCGGTTTATCACACAAAACCCTCAGTGGAGATGACAGTGATATCGGGGGGTATCTAGTTACTCCGCATATCGTAAAACGCATAAACAAGCGCGTAACTGATTCGTCCCCAATGCGGCAAATATGCTCCAGTCAAAGAATCTCTACTGAAACATTGGATTACATTATAGAAGATTTTGACCGCGCCGGTGCAGGTTGGAGCAGTGAAACAGTAGATGATGAGGACGGTGGCAATAAATCTAAGTATGATTTTGCAAAAGATACGGACACGCCTAAAATCCAAAAGATTTCTATCACGACTTACGAGTTATATGCTCAACCACAAATATCACAAAAGTTACTCGATGATGCGTTTGTCGATGTTGAGAGTTGGCTGGTGGAAAAGATTGCCGAGACTTTTAGTAAGGAAGAAAGCGAAGCTTTCATTAAGGGTGAGGGCACTTTTCAACCCAAAGGAATTTTAGCTTATGAAAATGGAAACAGTTATAATAAAATAGAGCAAGTTAAAACTGAAAAATTGGATAGCGATTCAATAAAGGTGTTGTATTACTCTCTGGACGAATATTATTCCAAAAATGCATCATTTTTGATGAACAGGAGTACGTTAAAGGATGTTATGTTACTAAAATCTAAAGAAACAGGTCAATATCTCTGGCAACCAAGTTTGTCGCTTAAAGCTCCAGATACTTTAATGGGGATACCAGTATATCAATCTGCCGATATGCCACCAGCGCCAAACAATCAGCTACCAGTAATTGCGATGGCAGATTTCAAACAAGCTTATAAGATTGTAGATAACAGAGGAATGAGAATATTAAGAGACCCTTATACGAATAAACCTTATGTTAGATTTTTTGTCACTAAGCGTGTCGGCGGAGAGGTTGTAAACACCAGTGCTATTAAATTGTTGAAAGTTGCGAGCAAGTACTAAAAACTTCCGCAGCATCATCTTTATAGCCGTTTTACTTCTTTTTGTATAGCTCTGCTCCTGTCATTCCAGTCTGGAATCCAGCTTTTGATCGAAAATGTTGTATAGTGCACAATCAATTTTTCTGGATCCCAGTGTCTGGGCACTGGGATGACATCTTTTTTTCTTTATACTTTCTTTCCATAAGAGAAAGATTGACAAATTGAAATTAATGTATGATACTTAAACATTATTTATTTTTTATTAATTATAGGAGTAAAATATGTGGAAAAGTATAAAAAAGTTTTTTAAGTGGATTGCTGATCACACAGGAATTTCATGGGTTGCAAGAAAAATTTCATCAGGTTGGAAATGCTTGTTTGGTGGTAAAGCAAATGCTACTCAACAAAGTACATCACAGCAAGAGAAGTCTTCAGGCAATGAGAGACAGGAACCTTCTCAAGCACAATCAAAAAGTACTACAACACCAAAAACTCTGGATAATGAAGTTAATCCTGATCAACCAGTATCATCAGTAGCGTCGGGTAATAACTCTGTTAGTTCTAGTCAACCAATACTAATAAGTAGCAACACAAACTCTCAAGAACCTGTTGCTAATGAATCTGAAACAGTAGGTAAGATTAAATTTTTGGGCAACCAATTCACCATTTTTTTTAATGAGTCTTTAGAATACAAGAAGGAGGAGATGGTATGAATAAGTATTGCTTGGTTGGAAGCAAGAGAAGATAATAACTTCTCAGAGTGGATAGGTGGCAGGTTGGATGTTTTTCTGAAGCACTTTCTGCCCAGGGAGTAGAAAAAAGACTTCGTGGGGGAGATTAACTGCTCCTGCCACCGAAAATCATCGTGAGGCTCACAAAATGTGATGACCTCGTATAGGAGTTTGGAACAACCGGCAATATTCTACTCTGATATATTGAAATATGCAATTGGAGGAAAAAATATGCGTCACATTGGAGTTGATTTACATACCAATAGTTTTACTGCTTGTTACTTACAAGAAGGGAAACCTGAGCATATTCAAACGTTTCGCTTAAAAGACTTGGATAATTTCACCAAAGATCTTCAAGAAACATATGAAGTAGCCATAGAAGCAACAGGTAACAGCTGTTTCTTTTATGATGCAGTTTCACCTTACGTTAAACGCATAGTAATAATTGCTCCTGGACAGTTTGAAGTTGTTCGTCGCTCTGTGAACAAAACAGATAAGCATGA is part of the Wolbachia endosymbiont (group A) of Anomoia purmunda genome and harbors:
- a CDS encoding phage major capsid protein — its product is MESGLSHKTLSGDDSDIGGYLVTPHIVKRINKRVTDSSPMRQICSSQRISTETLDYIIEDFDRAGAGWSSETVDDEDGGNKSKYDFAKDTDTPKIQKISITTYELYAQPQISQKLLDDAFVDVESWLVEKIAETFSKEESEAFIKGEGTFQPKGILAYENGNSYNKIEQVKTEKLDSDSIKVLYYSLDEYYSKNASFLMNRSTLKDVMLLKSKETGQYLWQPSLSLKAPDTLMGIPVYQSADMPPAPNNQLPVIAMADFKQAYKIVDNRGMRILRDPYTNKPYVRFFVTKRVGGEVVNTSAIKLLKVASKY